A window from Methylococcus mesophilus encodes these proteins:
- a CDS encoding YraN family protein encodes MSRSVGLTGPQAESWAAEYLTARGLRLIERNYRCRSGEIDLIMAEGTAVVFVEVRYRSSRRYGGALESVDRHKCRRLLAAAQHYMVERSVKGAVRLDVVAVSPGTAGPEAEWIRNAIEAQ; translated from the coding sequence ATGAGTCGATCCGTCGGGCTGACCGGGCCCCAGGCCGAAAGCTGGGCGGCGGAATACCTCACGGCGCGCGGCCTGCGCCTGATCGAGCGGAACTACCGCTGCCGCTCGGGCGAAATCGATCTGATCATGGCCGAAGGCACCGCGGTGGTCTTCGTCGAGGTCCGCTACCGCAGCAGCCGCCGCTACGGCGGCGCGCTGGAAAGCGTCGACCGCCACAAATGCCGGCGGCTGCTGGCCGCGGCGCAGCATTACATGGTCGAACGCAGTGTCAAAGGTGCAGTCCGGCTGGACGTGGTGGCGGTTTCGCCGGGAACCGCCGGTCCGGAGGCGGAATGGATCAGGAACGCAATCGAGGCGCAATGA
- a CDS encoding YbdD/YjiX family protein: MTTKLGDRLAALWRIIRTVTGDDAYERYLEHWREHHADEGVPLSRKAFYRAELQRRWSSVRRCC, translated from the coding sequence ATGACGACGAAGCTGGGCGACAGGCTCGCGGCCTTGTGGCGCATCATCCGCACCGTCACTGGGGACGACGCCTACGAGCGCTATCTGGAACACTGGCGCGAACATCACGCGGACGAAGGCGTGCCGCTGAGCCGCAAAGCATTTTATCGGGCAGAGCTGCAGCGCCGCTGGAGCAGCGTCCGGCGCTGCTGCTGA
- a CDS encoding elongation factor-1 alpha yields the protein MIHQHTTLERLPEAYKILFTGFLLVIGIGLLMAGEQIMLTHGKADGKPGLSINDIIYSYYGNRTGSKLETMLKGQMEPMAPDEVRFELIEWAEDGAPMTEWSSKIKPRLDQYCVSCHNAESGLPDFTKPENVQKVAEIDHGASITSLTRVSHIHLFGIAFIFMFVGWIFGLAEFPRKWKLILIATPFAFLIIDVLSWWLTKFFSIFAWLTMIGGIGYSLASTAMIVTALAQMWLPRKQWLTYWTSEQPADGEQP from the coding sequence ATGATCCATCAACACACCACGCTCGAACGCCTTCCCGAGGCCTACAAGATCCTTTTCACCGGCTTCCTGCTGGTCATCGGCATCGGTCTGCTGATGGCCGGGGAGCAGATCATGCTGACCCACGGCAAGGCAGACGGCAAACCGGGCCTTTCCATCAACGACATCATCTATAGCTATTACGGCAACCGCACCGGCTCCAAGCTGGAAACCATGCTCAAAGGCCAGATGGAACCCATGGCACCGGACGAGGTGCGGTTCGAGCTGATCGAATGGGCGGAAGACGGCGCGCCGATGACCGAATGGTCGTCCAAGATCAAGCCTCGGCTGGACCAATACTGCGTGAGTTGCCACAACGCGGAATCGGGCCTGCCGGACTTCACCAAGCCGGAGAACGTGCAGAAAGTCGCCGAGATCGACCACGGCGCCTCGATCACTTCACTGACCCGCGTCTCCCACATCCATTTATTCGGCATCGCCTTCATCTTCATGTTCGTCGGCTGGATCTTCGGCTTGGCCGAATTCCCCCGAAAATGGAAGCTGATCCTCATCGCCACGCCCTTCGCCTTCCTCATCATCGACGTTCTTTCGTGGTGGCTGACCAAGTTCTTCTCGATCTTCGCCTGGCTGACGATGATCGGCGGCATCGGCTACAGCTTGGCCTCGACGGCGATGATCGTCACCGCGCTGGCGCAGATGTGGCTGCCGCGCAAGCAGTGGCTGACGTATTGGACTTCCGAGCAGCCGGCGGACGGCGAGCAGCCGTGA
- a CDS encoding FAD-binding oxidoreductase — MTVPEGFLRELERIFPAGSRHTDPAQCWAYGYDNSKRQALPDAVVFPRSHEDVVALVRLCNRHRVPLTARGRGTGTTGATVPIAGGVVASLERMTRIIEISPDNRFAVVEPGVTNQALQDAVKPHGFFWPPDPTSAEFCSVGGNLAYNSAGPRAVKYGTPRENTLGLRAVTGAGEELRCGVYTTKGVVGYDLTRLIIGSEGTLAIITEATLKLTPLPSAKRTLRAIYADVASAARAIARIMAQPVIPCALEFIDGNAIALVRRYAAVDLPEDAAALLMIEVDGSPESLDAAVESLREAASLDGLVEFRAARTAAEVDALWSIRKALSPSLRKVAPKKLNEDVVVPVTELPALIAGLDELSKKHAIPIVNFGHAGNGNIHVNLLFDPDRADENERAHACLHEMFALVLELRGTLSGEHGVGIEKRDYVGKELDRTSLALMHAIKRQFDPYGILNPGKSFPAEEAPPPA, encoded by the coding sequence ATGACCGTGCCCGAAGGATTCCTCCGCGAGCTGGAACGGATCTTCCCGGCCGGCAGCCGTCATACCGATCCGGCCCAGTGCTGGGCCTACGGCTATGACAACAGCAAGCGCCAGGCGCTGCCCGATGCCGTGGTGTTTCCCCGGTCGCATGAGGATGTCGTGGCCCTGGTCAGACTATGCAACCGCCACCGCGTCCCGCTCACCGCCCGTGGCCGCGGTACCGGCACCACCGGCGCCACCGTGCCCATCGCAGGCGGCGTGGTCGCCTCGCTGGAACGCATGACCCGGATCATCGAGATCTCGCCCGACAACCGCTTCGCCGTGGTCGAGCCCGGCGTCACCAACCAGGCGCTGCAGGACGCGGTGAAGCCGCACGGCTTCTTCTGGCCGCCCGATCCCACCAGCGCCGAGTTTTGCAGCGTCGGCGGCAATCTCGCCTACAACTCCGCCGGCCCACGCGCCGTGAAATACGGCACGCCGCGGGAAAACACCCTGGGGCTCCGGGCCGTGACCGGCGCCGGCGAGGAGCTGCGCTGCGGGGTCTACACCACCAAGGGCGTGGTGGGCTACGACCTGACCCGGCTCATCATCGGCTCCGAGGGCACGCTGGCCATCATCACCGAAGCCACCCTCAAACTCACCCCATTGCCCTCGGCCAAGCGCACCCTGCGGGCCATCTATGCGGACGTGGCTTCCGCCGCCCGCGCCATCGCCCGGATCATGGCGCAGCCGGTGATTCCCTGCGCCTTGGAGTTCATCGACGGCAACGCCATCGCCCTGGTGCGGCGCTACGCCGCCGTCGATTTGCCGGAAGATGCCGCCGCCCTGCTGATGATCGAAGTGGACGGCTCGCCCGAGAGCCTGGACGCCGCCGTCGAATCCCTGCGCGAAGCGGCCTCCCTGGACGGGCTGGTGGAGTTCCGCGCAGCCCGCACCGCCGCCGAGGTCGATGCCCTGTGGAGCATCCGCAAAGCGCTGTCACCCTCGCTGCGCAAGGTCGCGCCGAAGAAGCTCAACGAGGACGTGGTGGTGCCGGTGACCGAACTGCCAGCCCTGATCGCCGGCCTCGACGAACTATCGAAAAAGCACGCCATTCCCATCGTCAACTTCGGCCATGCCGGCAACGGCAACATCCACGTCAATCTGCTGTTCGACCCGGACCGGGCGGACGAGAACGAGCGCGCCCATGCCTGTTTGCACGAGATGTTCGCGCTGGTGCTCGAACTGCGCGGTACCCTGTCGGGCGAGCACGGCGTCGGCATCGAGAAGCGGGACTACGTCGGCAAGGAACTGGACCGGACCTCGCTGGCGCTGATGCATGCCATCAAGCGCCAGTTCGATCCGTACGGCATCCTCAATCCCGGCAAATCCTTTCCGGCGGAAGAGGCACCGCCTCCGGCATGA
- a CDS encoding phosphoheptose isomerase has protein sequence MSPHERIERHFSAHVEAAQEALTMLGDLIEVAAARLANCLLSDGKILCCGNGGSAAQAQHFSSEMLNRFERERPGLPALALTTDTSTLTSIANDYHFDEVFAKQVRALGHAGDILLIYSTSGISPSVLSAAVAAHDRDMSIIALNGRDGGTLAPLLRETDVEIRVTAPSTARIQEIHLLITHCLCDLVDHQLFGE, from the coding sequence ATGAGCCCACACGAACGTATCGAGCGCCATTTCAGCGCGCATGTCGAAGCCGCCCAGGAAGCCCTGACCATGCTCGGGGATCTGATCGAGGTCGCCGCGGCACGGCTGGCCAACTGCCTGCTGTCCGACGGCAAGATCCTGTGCTGCGGCAACGGCGGCTCGGCCGCCCAGGCCCAGCATTTCTCCTCGGAGATGCTCAACCGCTTCGAACGCGAGCGGCCGGGCCTGCCGGCCTTGGCCCTGACCACGGATACCTCGACCCTCACCTCCATCGCCAACGACTACCACTTCGACGAGGTTTTCGCCAAGCAGGTGCGGGCACTTGGGCACGCCGGCGATATCCTCCTCATCTACAGCACCAGCGGCATCTCGCCCAGCGTGCTCTCGGCCGCGGTGGCGGCCCATGACCGCGACATGAGCATCATCGCCCTGAACGGCCGCGACGGCGGCACCCTGGCACCGCTGCTGCGCGAGACCGACGTGGAAATCCGCGTCACCGCACCCAGCACCGCCCGCATCCAGGAGATCCATCTGCTGATCACCCATTGCCTGTGCGATCTGGTGGACCACCAATTGTTTGGCGAATAG
- a CDS encoding penicillin-binding protein activator → MRIVTRVAALAITAALAGCASLKPAATDPAARLSAEAQTRLRAGDFSGAGQLYEKAGRISNVPDYFRLRAADAYLRAGDSAASRRLLGSVDPRRLDEDDHILYGLLNARIDLNAGRAREAMSKLDSLDYSQMTLAQKGHYHTLRASAYNQMGNMVESARERIAAGPLLSSPDAVQKNNEAIFDALSRVPGPVLDQQSEAATGVFEGWVALARLVRQTTTPDQRAKAIADWNARYPNHPAHGAFADALARRSDVAATEPAGTAAPAAETKPAVQITPLAEPGGSRSAPVVAVLLPLSGAYAAPAEAIRTGIDAAHDADIAQNRPALRFYDTQTGDVPGLYRKALAEGASQIIGPLLKEDVAALATSGELPTPVLALNENPVVSATQLFQFGLTPEQEVEQVAASARLDNRHTALLIAPSSAYGQRVANHFSDYWRRAGGRIAAAKTYAAGGNDYSTVLEDVALLVGQGGQTTPVPYENVADFIFLAADEHDGRIIKPYLESLGVNLPVYAMSSLYSGQPDPGLGRELNGVVFCDIPWLLDETAGDALSGRALEAKVTQTPQDYRKLIAMGIDAYRLAGRLDDLRSGGRFDGATGILTAGEGNRIRRQLSCAQFEGNTPRLIGPAPSR, encoded by the coding sequence TCGGCGGAGGCACAAACCCGGCTGCGGGCGGGCGATTTCTCCGGCGCCGGCCAGCTCTACGAAAAGGCGGGCCGCATTTCGAACGTGCCAGACTACTTCCGTCTGCGCGCCGCCGACGCCTATCTGCGCGCGGGCGATTCGGCGGCCTCGCGGCGGCTGCTGGGATCGGTCGACCCGCGGCGGCTGGACGAGGACGACCACATTCTTTACGGGCTGCTCAACGCCCGCATCGACCTCAACGCCGGGCGCGCCAGGGAAGCGATGTCCAAGCTGGACAGCCTCGATTACTCCCAGATGACCCTGGCCCAGAAAGGGCATTATCACACGCTGCGCGCCTCGGCCTACAACCAGATGGGGAACATGGTGGAAAGCGCCAGGGAGCGCATCGCCGCCGGCCCCCTGCTGAGTTCGCCGGACGCCGTGCAGAAGAATAACGAGGCGATCTTCGACGCCCTCAGCCGGGTTCCCGGTCCGGTGCTGGACCAACAGTCCGAGGCTGCGACCGGGGTGTTCGAAGGCTGGGTGGCGCTGGCCAGACTGGTCCGCCAGACCACCACGCCGGATCAGCGCGCCAAGGCCATCGCGGACTGGAACGCACGCTATCCCAACCATCCGGCCCACGGCGCTTTCGCAGACGCCCTGGCCCGGCGCAGCGATGTGGCGGCGACCGAACCGGCGGGCACTGCCGCGCCGGCTGCGGAAACCAAACCCGCCGTTCAGATCACGCCTCTGGCCGAACCCGGCGGCAGCCGGTCGGCGCCCGTGGTCGCGGTCCTGCTGCCGCTCTCCGGCGCCTATGCCGCGCCGGCCGAAGCGATCCGGACCGGCATCGACGCCGCCCACGACGCGGACATCGCCCAGAACAGGCCAGCACTACGCTTTTACGACACCCAGACCGGGGACGTGCCGGGCCTGTACCGGAAGGCCCTGGCCGAAGGTGCAAGCCAGATCATCGGCCCGTTGCTGAAGGAAGACGTCGCCGCCCTCGCCACCAGCGGCGAGCTGCCGACCCCGGTGCTGGCGCTGAACGAAAATCCCGTCGTCAGTGCCACCCAATTGTTCCAGTTCGGCCTTACCCCCGAGCAGGAGGTCGAGCAGGTCGCGGCAAGCGCCCGTCTGGACAATCGCCACACGGCCCTGCTGATTGCACCGTCGTCGGCTTACGGCCAACGGGTGGCGAACCACTTCAGCGACTATTGGCGCCGCGCCGGCGGACGCATCGCGGCGGCGAAAACCTATGCGGCGGGGGGCAACGATTACTCAACGGTACTGGAAGACGTCGCCCTGCTGGTGGGACAAGGCGGTCAAACCACGCCGGTGCCCTACGAAAACGTGGCGGACTTCATTTTCCTGGCGGCCGACGAGCACGACGGGCGCATCATCAAGCCCTATCTCGAATCGCTGGGCGTGAACTTGCCGGTCTACGCGATGTCCTCGCTCTATTCCGGACAGCCCGACCCAGGATTGGGCCGCGAACTGAACGGCGTGGTGTTCTGCGACATCCCCTGGCTGCTGGACGAGACCGCCGGCGACGCCTTGTCCGGGCGCGCGCTGGAAGCCAAGGTCACGCAGACCCCTCAGGACTACCGGAAGCTGATCGCCATGGGAATCGACGCCTATCGCCTCGCCGGCCGGCTCGACGATCTGCGCTCCGGAGGGCGCTTCGACGGCGCGACCGGTATACTCACGGCGGGCGAAGGCAACCGCATCCGCCGCCAGTTGAGCTGCGCGCAGTTCGAGGGCAACACGCCGCGCCTGATCGGGCCGGCGCCGTCGCGGTAA